A window of the Tunturibacter empetritectus genome harbors these coding sequences:
- a CDS encoding DUF4410 domain-containing protein, whose protein sequence is MKLMRRLSALSLLLVSLNVVAQAPPAQSSAAPQTLPTFTFTKDMTVYVSDFELDAQNVQVDKGSVIDQVRPGILERPSKKEQRDPEAQAKKLVDTMSKSIVSDLQKAGYKAQRLTDDDPKPTAGAWVHGVFTQVDEGSRIHRAVIGFGSGKTTMELVVTLSDLASPKKPLYESSEEGASKKKPGAVITLNPYVAAAKFVMEKNAPEKTVKSTASAITKEIVQHLQPSPSLPAM, encoded by the coding sequence ATGAAACTTATGCGACGACTTTCGGCACTATCCCTTTTGCTCGTGTCTCTCAACGTTGTCGCTCAAGCTCCTCCAGCGCAAAGCTCCGCAGCGCCGCAGACGCTTCCGACATTCACCTTTACGAAGGATATGACGGTCTACGTGAGCGACTTCGAACTGGACGCGCAGAATGTTCAGGTAGATAAGGGGTCGGTGATAGATCAAGTAAGGCCGGGAATTCTGGAAAGACCTTCGAAGAAGGAGCAACGAGATCCGGAGGCCCAGGCAAAGAAGTTGGTCGACACGATGTCGAAGAGCATCGTCAGCGATCTCCAAAAGGCCGGTTACAAAGCTCAAAGATTGACAGACGATGATCCGAAGCCAACGGCTGGCGCCTGGGTGCACGGTGTGTTTACCCAGGTGGATGAAGGGAGCCGTATCCACCGCGCGGTCATCGGCTTTGGATCCGGCAAGACGACAATGGAGCTAGTTGTAACACTCTCGGATCTGGCGAGCCCCAAAAAGCCGCTCTATGAAAGCTCGGAAGAGGGAGCGAGCAAGAAGAAGCCTGGCGCGGTTATTACACTGAACCCTTACGTAGCCGCTGCTAAATTCGTTATGGAAAAGAATGCGCCAGAGAAGACGGTCAAGAGTACCGCCTCGGCGATTACAAAAGAGATCGTGCAGCATCTGCAACCAAGTCCTAGCTTGCCGGCGATGTAA